The nucleotide sequence agaagatgTGTAAGAAGATTTTTTGATCCAATGAATGAAAGTCATCCCTGCCCCTTGCGACGTTAAACCGGCGTCTTATAAAGCGAATGGATTGTTCAGTGCAAGAACCTCAACGCTACGCATCTTCGTGTGAATTCCAATCTTGTTCTTGCGCCTCACGCACTTTAAAGGGCAGACCCTTTGAAGTGCGAGTTCTGGAGGGAGACGAACAGCTGTTTTTCGTAAGTAGCCCTGGAATAATGATATAGATTGATTTATGCTCTTCCGTCGTTCCAGTTATTGTTGGCTAGTAATTTAAAGCCCCTGCACTAATTCTTCACCCTGAGGCTCAGGTTTATtcctgtttttcttgctcatagGGTGTGACACACACACGTGCCATATAATGTACTTGAAAGTGTGATGGATAAAGTACCTTTTATTTCCATTGAAATGACTCTCTGTGTGTGAAAgggttgttgttttattgtgttaacgTGTCCCGTCTAACTGTTTAGTGCATGGCCACGCTGGAAAGTTGGTGTTTGGCACTCTTAAAGGGaaagcgtgtgtgtgcatgcaggGCAGATGTCATCTTTATGAAGGATTCCCCGTTCAGAAGGTGAATGACACAACTAACACTACACCTTTGTTTTACTAAAACACTACAGTATCAACTGGATCAGTACAGTATGTCATTCACCGGACTATTTAAAGCGTCTGTATTCAAATGTGTGAACTGTAAACAGTGTCTAGTTTTCACCCAGCCTGTTTCTGCACACATATGAAGTCTGTAACCGAATATTGCTAAATGAATATTTCTGCTTTGAAAAACTGATGTATAATTCAAATAAGGGCTGAGCGATATATTGCGCGATTCTTCACCAGGCGCAAATGAAACGTTATTCTATGATTTAAATGTTAAGTTAATGCAAAGATGCGATAGACATAATGCTCTGCAATTCGCGTGAATGACGTGGTGCGAATTGAGCGTTTTAGGCGAGTTggaaaatctgaactttggtgAAAATTTGCTcagcgttaaccaatcaggagcttgctctagtagtgaagTGATTATGACGTTGCGAGCGGAGGAAGAAATCGGAAAACCGCAATGGAGAACAAAATtatcgttgctgtatgtggacATCTGGAGCTGGatcttacttttatcaaaacaggaataaaaaggatcttgcttggatgAATGTGAGTGAGGTGGTTGGAGAATCTGGTAAGTTGTAAAAAACGCTAAATTTGAGCAAGGATAGCACGATTTATTCACACAATTCACCCCCGGTGTGAACGCTCATCATGCTCTCAGTTTTGCAAAGAATTAGCGTTTAATGCCGCCACATCCGAAAGCTGGAGGGCGCTCTTGCGCAGAAACTTTGAATATGGgcaacagaagaagaacgattagttccaggaaatgccagcGGTCATATTCTGTCGCCGTTCTTTAAACTTTTTcgggtattttcatgataataaagtattttcatagcgacatgtttgacgagtgttgcttttcaaatgcacattataaacgactcaatctcgtagttcacggaagagctgtgcGTAAAACACAGAATGGATTTCGTCATGTATAATTAGCGTGAATCGTgatatatatcgcccagcaCTAATGTTCAAATAGCATTTGGACGTTATTATAGTATTgctaaatttaaaatgattctgttttattatttacagtaatgAGGCTTTCCCAGTTGTGATGTTAGTGTTGTGTTTTCGACAGACCACGATGCCCATCAGGCTGATGAAGCTGATGGGCGTAGAGACGTTGATTCTGACTAATGCTGCTGGAGGACTGAATCAGGATTTTAAGGTGGGAGATGTGATGGTTATCAAAGATCACATCAATATTCCAGGCTTCGCCGGAAACAACCCGCTGGTGGGACCCAATGACGACAGGTGAcatttcatcatgtgtgtgtgtttactgtgtgAGGTGTCAATATTTACTCTAAACACAATTCAGTTATGTTTGGTTACGTCTCGCTTTAAACGTTGGATTCAGATGAATTGGATTTGATTATTGTGATGCGATTCAtaatcatttacaaaaatacaggTTTGGGGTGAGGTTCCCGTCCATGTCAGACGCATATGACCGCAATCTCCGGAAGCTCGCTCACGATGTCGCAGATGAACTCGGTTACTCCGCGTTCATGAAGGAGGGCGTGTACAGCGCGTTGGGTGGGCCGTCTTTTGAGACCATCGCTGAATGCAAACTGCTCCGCCTCCTCGGAGCCGACACAGTCGGTGAGTCAGACGCAAAAATAGACTTCAATAACACCGTccatcaaatgcattttttttatgctTTGATTTTGATTATATAATACTTCAAGTTTCTAAGCAAACATGCGATGGTGAAAACCATAGTTTTCGTTTCATAAAAAAGGAGCTGAAAGTGTGCTTTTTTTCAAAGGCATGAGCACCGTTCATGAGGTCATCGTGGCGCGCCACTGCGGGATGAGAGTCTTCGCTCTGTCTCTCGTCACCAATCAGGCGGTGATGGATTACGACAGCGAGAAGAAGGCCAATCACGAGGAGGTTCTGGAGACGGGGAAACAGAGAGCCAAAGAGCTGGAGAAACTGGTGTCTACCATGGTATCTCGCATGGAGCTCAAGAACAAGAAATAACAGGACAGCCAGTGAACGACCCTCCGGAACGACCATAGACCTGAAACATACTGTACGCATGAACACACGACATTAATCAAACTAAAATAAGTTCATGTTTAGACctcatttaatttttaattttggcaCACATACTGATAATGGACTAAATGCACTGTAATGCATTCGTGTGCGTACAGCCAAACGCGCAGCCTTGCTAAGTGTACTGCTTTTGACTCATATGCGTACACGTGGGTTTCGATGCATGCTCTTTGCGACCTATCGCAATACCTCTCCGGGCCTACAGGGGTCAGGGTTTCTTCTAACTTGAATCATgctataatgttattttaaagttatagAGTACTGAGCACATCAGGACCGCAGCGCACTGAGCAAACTTTCACGTGCGTACTTGTGTAAAGTATGTTTCGGCACATAGACATAAACATGCATCATGCTAGCTATAGGCATTTATGGTAGAGTAATCACACTTGGCCTTGAACTTGAATGAGATCAAGAGTTTTACTTTAAGTGAAGTGTCTTAATTTCTCTTACCCTGACACGATAAACAGGGACTTTATTCATCGTTTGGGCATATTTACCAATTAATAGATTAATGCGTCACTATTCAGCGTTTATTTATGGAGTCTGatagtaatatatttaaaagatgtgGAAAGTGGGGAAACAATATAGAAATTGACAATCATCCAGAAATGAAGTTTCGTTAAAACAAacgttaaagggatacttcacccaaagaattaaaattccgtcatcatttgctcaccttcgAGTAGTCAAATgtatgttctgatgaaaacagagaaagatatttggaagaatgcttgtgacaagacagattttgccccccattgactcccatagtaggaacaattactttataattttttacataaagacaatattttgaagaatgtcggacAGCAAACCGTTTTGGGACactactatgggagtcattggggccaaaatctgtttggttacaagcattcttccaaatatctctctctgcgtttatcagaacaaagacatgtatacacatttggaacaactcgaaggtgaggaaGTTATGACAGAAgactcatttttgggtgaagtatcactttaaaatagtttttgtaaAGCTGTAAGCGTGGAGACTGGTTCTGTCATAACTGTTACTAAAGAAACTTTCAGCTGTTCTGGATgggtgaatatatatatatatatttatgttactTTTTTATGTAAGCGTTCTTATGCGCTGTCTTCGACATTTTTGGTTGTTTGGGCTGTGTTTATGCAAACATCAAATTTTTTGCAAAAggggtgtttttttatttaaattttaatattttgctcTATTTTTATGtcgtaaatgttttttttaacaaggtTCATACAAATGTTACACTCTCACGTCTGTTTGGACAAATAAAATATCCTCCTAGAAACCGATTAAAAGTACAGATGTTCATCTGTAAAacatgtaagggataatccacggctaggaGGCGTAGAAGCAAGACACAAGCAGAGGGGGGTTGCCTCCacaaagtgcattaaaatcctttaatgtacggctagccgtggattatcccgcttataccatggtcatttgccaagtgaaagcttttattgatgtttacagtgtcattttagatcaaacaggtgaataAGACTGTTATTCTGATCATTtcgttttaaatgtaatcaaactgactggagttgcacaccttccagccaatcagagtccagtattcaaacagaacATGGTATAGGCGAgcataaatcatttattatataaaaagccTTTGATTTTGTTggtgacaaaaaaataataaagttcaaaaacattaaatggtTTCGAACGTgtactatttatttttgcttatgCTATTTCCTCTATTTTAGTCTATgaagcattttaatttttcccaTTTCTGCTGTATTATACAACACCGATCAAAACATACAGTTATAACTTTGTTTATGTGTTAATATAGATGTCAAAGTGTGGTTTGTATGTGTGAACTGAAAAATGTGTGTGCACGTGTACAGTTTGAAAGAAAGACGTCATATTTTGCAGCAATTCCAACTCCT is from Triplophysa dalaica isolate WHDGS20190420 chromosome 3, ASM1584641v1, whole genome shotgun sequence and encodes:
- the pnp5b gene encoding purine nucleoside phosphorylase 5b — protein: MIPNPATSYEECEATADWLLSLAPARPLVGIVCGSGLGGLAEMLKDPVVIKYSDIPNFPQSTVHGHAGKLVFGTLKGKACVCMQGRCHLYEGFPVQKTTMPIRLMKLMGVETLILTNAAGGLNQDFKVGDVMVIKDHINIPGFAGNNPLVGPNDDRFGVRFPSMSDAYDRNLRKLAHDVADELGYSAFMKEGVYSALGGPSFETIAECKLLRLLGADTVGMSTVHEVIVARHCGMRVFALSLVTNQAVMDYDSEKKANHEEVLETGKQRAKELEKLVSTMVSRMELKNKK